In Choloepus didactylus isolate mChoDid1 chromosome 18, mChoDid1.pri, whole genome shotgun sequence, the genomic stretch AaagtttttgaaatttgttctctaactgcttgttaaatcgtactttgaacgttatttttttctgtatgttatatttcgcaataaaaaatgtaaaaatattgcaagttttattttcttagaaaagaaACTATATTCTGGGAACCACCTTTTGTATACAATTAATGTTCCTTGAAGaattatctacattttaaaagTCTGCAATATTAGAAATTTATTATTGATTAGGTACTTTATTCCCACTTTACTTTGAGAGTTTAGCCTTGGGCTCTTAATAAGATTCTTTCTATGGATTTAGAAACCAGTCGTCATTCATAGTGCTTAAAagtaaattgttaaaaaaaaaatactacattcAGCAATATGGTCCTTTTTTGGAAATAGGGAATGATTGCTCTGACATTTAGATTTCTTCTATTTCAGCTGGTATACACAGTTCCACTTCAAGGGATGTGACTGAGGATCAATTTACTGAACACCTAATCTCTCCTTTTAATTCCAGGAAGCCTTACTACATCAGTGTGGAAGTAAAGTTTTCCAGTTCCATTACACTTACTAGtacttttgttttaaagaaagaacATGTTATTTCATTAACTAATGGATTCAAATGAATTTGGGTCCAGGTTGAATCATCAAAATTAGATTCTGCTGCAAATAATAGAAAATTCCAATATTGTAGTAGTGGCAATGTTTCTGAGTTCAATTGTGAGGAAGTACCAGGTTGCTTCcttttattcaaaaattatttttaaattctcaaaaagaaaaggaggaaacattttaatatatttggatTTTAACAATCtgtccttattttttcttttttttctttttcttttttgtccttatttttttttacaagttatcatgaaataaaataatagtattttttcccccaaaaaagaacaGTGTTTTCATAGGCTTCCATGTTTGTAATAACTTATTTTAGATATTGTTTAGACacataaaatgttttttctctttaactAAGTCTGCCAGGTCAGGAATTACAGCTATTTGGGCAACTATTATATTCTAGACTAAGCAAtaaattaatttacatattttatattaccCCAACATTGTGAAAGACATAACAAACTACCTGCCAGGAACAGCTATTGCATGTTCATCAACAGTTTGGAAACCTGACTAGTTTACCTTTATTTCTTAAGTTGATAACATTTGTTCTGCTTATTTGCAGGCAAAAGTATTATTTGTCCATTTTTGGTAATATTATTGGCTCTTCAGAGTGAATTTTTTGCTGAAAACAACTaagaatattgaataaaatattttaaaatctttttaaatgcatGGAAGAACTGACAAGATAGGAATTATCAGATCAAAATCCCAGTGAATTAGTCTCttctccaacccccaccccacttttATTCTATGCCACTCACTTGTTACCAAAACTGAGTCAGTTGGtctgtagaatgtccctcagtcTGGATTTGCTTCCTTAAAAGTTAATTTGTTCTATCCCACATATTTCCTATAAATGCTTCCTAACAACATTAACATAATTGCTTACTTGCATCATCCCACAACAGTTTCAAAGTGATACTGGTATTAGACAAACAATTATAATACAGTCTACTgaataaagtttaagatttcttTGCGGCTCCATTTGTTCTTAGACTGTATTTCACTAAGAACGTGTATAGTCAATTCTCGGTTCTAATGCAACTTGAAataattcttttctctatattcttGTGTCACCTACTTGACATAAAGTTAAGttcatttgtttcagtttgtAGATTTCATTTTTCAGGGATTGCTTAAGTCAAAATTATGTAACAAGGTGTATTCAGAGAAatctccttctctgtcccctccactctgtttccttcctcccccactggtgattatttttattagctTCTGGTTGTATCTTAACAGTATTTCTTTttgcaaaagaacaaaaatatgtatatatatgcattataTGTTCTTATCTCCTCCTTCTTATGTAAAAGGTGGCATACTCAATATACAGCTCTAcatcttggtttttgttttgttttttttccttaataatatATCTTGACGATCGCTCCATATTAGTACATAGAgatctttctcattcatttcatGATGCATAGTACTCCAGTTGGGAATGTACCATGGTTTATTCAGCCAGTCCCATACTGATgggcatctgggttgtttccagtattttgctattacaaatagtgcCTCAGTGAATAATCTTGCACCaagtaatttcatattttttccagTAAGTCTTTAAGAAAGATTCCTAGAAGTAGGATTTCTGGGTAAAAAGGCATTTTGGAATATTTCTGGCTATTTTTACTAAATTCTTCTCTATAAACTATACCATTTTGCAACACCATCAGCTACGTATGAGTATATCTAGTTCTGTGTAGCCTCATCAATGACTTTGCTATTGAACGTTGGGCTTGTGTTAATCTCATAGGTAAGTAATATCTTCGTGTAATTTTAAAACACTTCCCTCTTATTCTGAGGACAGTTGTATATCCTTATATTTTTTTCAgggccattttaattttttcttctttgactgcCTATGTGTTTTATACATTTTCCTGTTGTGTTGTGGGTCTTTTTCCTCCCTCTGTATTTAGGGGCTTTTTGAATTTTAGAGATGTTAGCACTTTGTCTTGACTTAagttgcaaatgctttttttccattttgacctTTGTCTTTGGACTTTGTCTGTtgtgggtttttatttgtttgtttgttttgacatTCAAACATTTCATGAgttgaatttactttttttttccctgcttctggattttattttgagACTCAGCTATGAAGGTTTTTCCCACTTGTAGGTTATAAAAGAATtcacccatgttttcttctgttgcttgcatTATTTCATGGTTTATATTTAGACTCTGGTCTATTTGGTGCTTATCCTAATATAGTGTAAATGAGATGTGGatccaattttatctttttctaaatgtCTATCCAATTGCCCCAATGCTTTTTCCCACTGATTTAAGATTTGAGTCTATTTCTGcactttccattctgttccaATGATCTGTTTTGTCTAATCATGCAGCAGTGCTACTGTGTTTTAAttatagtgtgctggtttgacagtattatgtcccccaaacgccattatctgtgatgtaattttgtgtgggtggacctatcagtgttaattagattggaattcttggagtgtttccatggagatgcgccccacccaactgtaggtgataactctgatgagatatttccatggaggcatggccccaccccttgatcagtggagctgtataaatgagctgacaggcagaggaaactcagtgcagctgtgagtgatgttttgaagaggagctacagccaagagggacactttgaagaaagcagatgagagacagtttgaagaccgccattgaaagcagactctagttctggagaagctaagagagacaaatacccccaagtacaactaagagtgacatttttgaggatctgcagcctagagagaaacatcctgggagaaagccattttgaaaccagaacttgggagcagacgcgagtcacatgccttcccagcatcagaggttttcctgacaccattggccatcctccagtgaaggtatccgatcgctgatgtgttaccttggatactttacagacttaagactgtaactgtgtaaccaaatgaaccccttttataaaagccaatccatttctggtgttttgcattccagcagcattagcaaactagaacatataggTATCCAAATATTTTGCCATTACTTTTTGATCAGTATAGGTAATGACAATTACAGGTCACCCTCGTCTAATTTATTGCTCCATCTTCCCCATCAGATAGAATACATATGTGAAATCATGTATGTTTCAGTGCCTTAAGTAGGTGTTCTTCAGTCCTGTGTTAGTGAGAAGAGGACTCACTCAACCAGGAGTCCAGGACAGACTCAGCTTTTAGTGCCAACTGAGCAAGTCACCTTCTCTTGTCTTGTTTTCTCAACAGTGGTCTTCAGGTTTGTTTCTGAATCTGGTTAATGTGGTTAGTGCTAATCTAGTAAGAGTACCGCTGGTGCATATTTCAGTCCTCCTTTTATTCTCCTGTTCCTTGTTCTTTTGCCATAGTCATAAAATAAACTTTCTCTCCTGCATTCTGGTTCTTTAATCATTTCTGgaggttttattttgttccagtattttcttctctcctgtatttttttttttttaaatcttgcgTTTCTTTCTGCTGATTAAGCAAGTTTTGCCACTGACCTCAATGGGGGGAACATCACCTTCagtaaatgcaaattatttttccctctggcagagaattaaaaaaaaaaattatccgcTACCAGTAGTCTGTTCTTGTTTTTAACAAAGACCAGGAGAAAAGCTGCCTCTAGTGTTTGAAGAAATCAGACAAGACTATGAGCAGAACGTCAGCCCCTGATTTATCTAAGAGAGttgatatttccctatatttcccAGGCCTCATCCTTCAAGAAagcagtgaaggtggtgaaaataaaagcaaaagtatgAAAAGAGCCCATTAGATAGTCATCGGAGATATAAATTGAAAAAGTCAAAACTTGaccaaatataaaaacattatattttatttaccctAACTAAAATACTTAAATTTCAAAACAATAATAGGAAATTCTCAAACTCCTGATTGCTGCTGATTGGGTAGATTAACCTTAAAAGTGCtaagtttgaaaaacaaatgaaggAAACTGTTTAATGTGGATAACAGAAGAGAATCAGTATACTATGACAATAAACAACATGCTTATTCAGGATAAGTAAAAAATGCAAAGAAGTGTTTCTGCAGATAAAAAGTTTTAATGTTCAGCAGGGAGTGTTTAAAAGACTTTTAAGAGAAACATTGTATATAAAATTTCAATGTCCAAAATCCTGCTAGTTTTTATTAAAGATAGAACTTGGTTAGTTTCTTGAAAGATGGGGTACAAATAAATAGTATATTCTATTCTGACAGTTCCAAAACCATGTGAGATTTCTCCAAGGCCCTAGCACATTTCATTCTAAGTGACTGTGTTTCCTcctggagtgggggtggaggtAATGTGGAGAAATTTGTGCTTGTTGGACAAAGGAGCACTTCTCGAGGCACAGGCTGCTATCTCCACCTCGACTCTGACAAAGATCCATATTTAGAATGAAGCTGTAGAATGTTACTTCCCTTTATAAGGCTTGATTTTGTTTGGGTGCTTAAGGCAAATAAAGACAAAACTTTTTAAGAGGttagttttaaaatttgtccTCCCCTAACAAGAAAGGAAGGTGCTTACATTTTATGGTGCTTGCTCTTATTTTTTTCAGGGTACATGTCCCCAACCAAACCACCTAATTtggcattttattatattttatttactgtttctgatgagatcaaaaagaaaatttctctATTCTCAGCATGCATTTTAATCTCTTATTCTGACAAACTTGgagtattaatttaaaatttggagatttatttaatctttcattcttttccctcccCAATtgaagtggaaaaataaaattttgtttattcaagGTAAGTTTATACATAGCTTttcgggaaaaaaaaaaggagtaatattaaatatatgtagACTGCTTGTTCCcaaaaatgttattaatttataCACCATACACGTGTAAAATGTACTATACTTTAAAGATAGGTATGACAGTCAGTAAATAGATcactattataatttttttaaaacaagttctGCCTATACACATGGCTTTGAGCAGATTTCAGGTAGTTCCTGAATGAAAATCAAAGTAAGCTACCAGTTGCCATTTATACATTTCATCATATAAAGAACAAAAGATGGCGTTCTTTAAGGACTAAAAAGCAAGTTGTGATATTTATAACAGTTCTGcaggtgggggtggcagggatTCATTGAGATCTTGAGCAGAGTCAGGAATAGAGAACTCGAGGCACTGGATCTCATTGTTGGAATCTTCCTGATTTTTCATAAAATCTAGTGGTGGCGGGGTCAAGTTAACTAAGTCAGGGGGAGGCAGGAATGACTGTTTGGTCTCAGAATTATGATCTTCACAGGCTTGATTGAGATAGTCCATAGATGGTGGGAGATCAGTAGAATCACTTTGAAGAGGAGATAGAATTGTCATTGTGGGTTTGTCAGATTGCTTGCTTTCCTGCTCTTCCAAATCAAGAAGGGGAGGTGGCGGAGGCAGATCTGCATCATCTGAAGAAGAAACAGCGGTGCCAATTGTTGATCCATCAGCACTCTCCTCTGATGTACCATTTACttgatcttttattttctctgtcttggGGTTATTGGGCTCTTCAATGTTTTCCCTTGATTCAAACAACTTAATTTCTAAGTCATCTGCTAAAAGTGTGCTTTTGCTTGGTTTCCAGGCCATAAGTGAGACAATTGATGTACGTTTTACAGGTACTTCATTTTCTCTGATGTTATCCATACAAATATCAGGGGTTTCTCCATCAGCAAATGGAGATCTACCCGCCCAATTTTGATCATTTAAGACTGGTTTTCTCAAGCATTTCCATAATACAATCATGATTATAGCTACCAACATAGAAGTGAGAATTACACCAATTAATATGGCAGCTATTGAATTGGAATTAGTTTTTTTGTTACTGGTAGTTTCTGGAATGAAACCTGGTGTAATCCTGGCTGAAATTTTGACAGTTGGTGGTGGTATTGATTTTCCAGAAGAGGTGTGGGAAGATAATGATGGTTGTTGAGTGGAGATGTAGACAGATGGTGGTAGTGGTTGTCTAGTGGAAGTTTGGGCAGATGGTGGTAGTTTTCTGGCAGAGGTGAACCCTGGTATTGCTGTTTGTTGGGAGGAGGTGTTGGCTGTTGCTGTTGGTTGGCTGGTGATGTTATAGGCAAATGCGTGTCCAGCAGTGACTTCAGCAGGTGGTATTGGTTGTCCAGAAGAAGTGTTGTTGAATTGTGTTGGTTGGCCCAAACGATTCCCTGTTGTATTTTGAGAAATAGCCGAAGTGTATGATTTTGATCTAAGTAAGGTAGTCTGTGGCTGCTTCTCTGTTGTGGTTGCTTCTGTCTCGGAGAAGAATGTATCATTCAGGTGtccacaaaagaaaattaaaatgaaatatttggaatccatttCAGAATGTTTCCCCTTACCATTggttttaaaatggaagaaagaaagaaagagataattAGGTATCGTTTGGCATCTAGTTATATTTGACTTTTCgttgcagtgcctggcacagagtaggtgtaTACTTGAAAAGTACTTAATATTCCTAAATTTAGAATTGATAAGCTGTAAGCTGGTGTAAACAACTCTTGAATAGCCTCTAACTGATCATACAGCATTTGAACTTTAGCATAGGCAGTGATCTCTCTTAATTCTCTTATAAAATCTGTACTTCACCCTGCTGCCCCTCTAACTTTATAACATTGCGGTCCTTCACTTCATAGTCATACTTCTCAAATACATAGACTCTGTACATTGGCTCTGTTTGCTCTCTACTGTTTTTGCCCTTAACTACTAGAAATATATTCAATTATATTGCATTGAAGGACACCGGTGATTATCGATTACCCAATCCAAtggtcttttctttcttctccttttctttgcctcttttggTCACATTTGACACTATGGACTATTTCTTCACTACTATTTGAATAGCTCTTTGTAATACCATCTTCCTTTCATGTTACTCTCACTAGCTCCTCTTTTTCTACCTGTCTCTTAAACATGGGTACTTGAATATCTATCCTCaatcttttatctatttttctttgttctcagTTCATATCATTTCACCTATCACCTTTATGCCGTAATTCCCAAACCCATACATCCAGCCCATATCTTTTCGCTAGTTTTAGTTCATTTGTACAATTCTTGGTGGACATTTCCAGGTATTTATCCCACCATAAATAAATTCATTGTATTTAAAACTGAATTCATATTCACCTCAAAACTGtctcctctctcaacttctttgTTTCTGTTAATGGTACCACCTTTGGAAGTTTCTTATGCACGGTGTCTGTTGCATTACTTAGTCTTTGTATCATTCTTAGTTTCCTATGTTAAgatctcatatttttaaaagattcggTTCAACTCagaagttctggtctcaaaatccTACTGTGTTCTTTGAATCAGTTGAGCCTATCCTATCCAGTTAGTCAAGTAGTCCTACTGCTgcttttattgatttattgatgAACACAGCATCTTTGTAtcatacaaaaagaaataaaagatagttGCTGCCTTCAGACTTTCCAGGTTCTAGTGATAAAAACAAATAggtatataattataataatttgatAAGTGTCTCATATAAGTATGCAGGAGATGCACAGAGGAACTAACGTAGTTTGGGAGGGCTTCAGGGAAGGTTTCCTAGAGAAAGTAAAACTTCAACTGAACCTTAAAAGATCTGTATGAATTAATTAAGCAAACAAAATATTCTAGCCAGAGGGAATAACATGGGCCTAGGAAAAGCAGGCATATATATCAGTCTGGCAGGTAGGGCCGTTTGTGGCATGTGGTAAGGTACTAAAGCTTGAAGACTTAAAATCCAGTTCTACTTCTACCACTCAACCTAAATAACCATGAGAACTAGTCACTTGATCTCTCCTGTTCTCAGTGGACTCATCTCTAGATTTTCAGCTCTGAGGGTAATATAATCATCTTGCACATCCTCAAACACAATGCTAACTATTCAGTATTTCTTAACATTATGAAAAGGAAACTCTCAGGGTATTAGATCCTGGTGTACATGGTATGTGAAGCATGATTAGAAACTTTGTTTTTCAAAGGTTTGTAGGCCAATCTGAGAGAGATTTAATGTCCTATTGCAAGGTACTTGAAAGGTACAATAGACTTTTCAGCATATTTGATATTTAATTGTTTACCCCTTGACTACCTGATATACAGTAATGATAAATGACCTTATTTTTAtagaagaaaagattttttttctatcttgttTCTTCCATTGTATTTTCCCTCTAATACTTCAAATCTAAACTTAAAATAGTTCTCCTTTAAATTCTCTTGCACACGCTGatgaattaattttcttaaatgcaTGTATGATGAGGTTACTACTTCCTTCTTGAGGGTTCCCCATTGCTCTGAAGATAAAATCTTAAATTCTTTAAGTGGTTACTTTCCTAGTTTTCTTCCATCCAGCTTGAGTTTACCAGTTAAAGACTTAAGTCTCATGATTGAAACTTCTTGTCCAGCTAAATTGCACCCCTTCCCCACCTTACTTACTTTCTAAAACACacacttttaattatatttttttaccCACCTAGAATCAGTTCCTTTTCCAAACCcagtctcttccttcttcttacCACTTATCTGAACCAGTCTTCATCTTTCAGGCCTCAGCTTAAATTCCCCTTCCTAAACCATGTTCTCTGTGACTGACTGCAGCACAAAGAGATCAGCCCTTCTCAGAATCCCCGTAGTTCTTATTATCTTTATGATTCTTTAGAGAATTTATTATGTGTATAattgtgtttacttttttttaattacttttaacattttatttactccCACCccttcaaataaaattataagaacCTTGAAGAAGGCAGGAAGAgtagaagaaaacataactaTCTAGAACATAATATGTGTTTGATTATCCCAGGTGTTTTATATACTTTATTCATTTAACCTTTAATGACTCTATGAGAAAGGTAGGAGATTCCTTGAATTATAAGTAGACAAACTCAAATGAATTGGATGGTTTGCCCAAGGTTAGATCTCTATTAGTGACAAATTGAGAATGTGTACCCCAAACCATCTGATTCCAAAGCATATGCTGTTTCTCCTACCCTACAATTCCTCATGTTTTTATATTAAGGCACAGCATAGTGCCTTAATAATAGGGGCGTAGTAAACATTTAGCCTATATTGGGCTTCTTGGTTCCTTTCTATTTCACCTTTTCACTGTTTATTAATAGTTTTACCAGAATGTAAGCAGAAAAGATGAAACCTAAGTCAATAAATtctgctttttatccattttgcaaaacacttgGCATAGATGTGGGGACCTGGGTCATCTCTAGATATTAATCTTCCATGCAATTCCTACCCACTGTTCTTACgactacaaaaacaaacaaacaaacaaaaaaatgcattcaCTAGAAAATGTTATTCTTCACAGTTTCATTTtagttaaaaaacaacaacaaaacagaaaaacccaaTCTCTCCAAAGCTACATAAAATGTAGGCCACAAATTGTCTTTAGCCAAAAAACGTTTCCTCTTTTGTGactgtttaaaataaagaaaccGTACTGTTCCTCTTTTCGGTTAGCTGAAGAATATATTGGAGATGGAAAAGAACCCAAACAGGAACATAATTATAAACCCAGACCTTCAGTGTATGCGATTTCCGCTTGTCATTTCAAAGTTACAGCAATGTTAAAACGAAATTCTATTTTTGACCTAtcctacccctttctctctctgtctctctgtctctctctctctctctctctctctctctctctctgttctgttAGCTGTCTACCCTCCTAGGTTAAAAATCTGCTTCAGAATGCTAGATTTTATATTAGAATCCTGCTGTGGCAATTCAGAATAATccagaaaagaaggagcaagttttaaATGAAGGATAAATAGGGAGTATAATAGGGAAGAAACTAACTTTTTCCAGCTCAGAGGTAGTAAGGCTAAAaagttatttaacaaatatttaaatggtGTATACGTGGAGTACCTACATTGTTTTTGCaaggaaagaaggtagaaagaaagaacaatatGTGGCAGGGAAGTAAAAATGAGAAGATAATTTAGGATAAGATGAAATGAAAAGAATGCATAACAAATACAAACtaatacaagagaaaaaaataaaacaaaaattatagtaAGCAACCACTGTatggaaaaggggaagggaaagtcAGCTGACTAGAGAAGGTATTGAAATGAGAAGATAATATAGAGATGAGAAAAGGTAATGGTTATGTAATTAGAAAGAAGTTGGGGGAGAAGATCGAAGTGGATGAAAGAAGCAATCACATTTTCTGTCACTGGCCTGTATTTCTGAGTGCAGGCACCAATGAAGAGGAGCTGTCTTTCCAAGATGGAGTACTTGCATGATCCATATTCTCAAAGTCATTTGTCTTTCATTTCAGGTTCTCCTATCTGCTGTAAGTTCTCAagactttccctctctccctcctgccaccccccccccccaattcctTCAAAGAACCTGTGCACATTCTATGTTGGATTTTTCTAAAAATCTCTTAAGTTCGCTGCTTAGGCAAATCTCAAATTTGTCAACCTTCCTATGGCagtattttacttattattttaggTTGGCACTTTGAGGTGTAAATCTGTGattttggtccttggctttttctgaatatttaaattttgttaaaaagaagaaaaaagttaacCTTTAACTAAGCATTTTAAAGACTGTTACAGTGAAGCAAGAGTTCCTGTGTATTAAATAAATATAGTGCATAAGTACATAAAGGATCCAGCATTTAAAATTGATGCTAAGTTGGATATGATAAGAAATATGTCATTGTCTTAAAAGGTATCAAGGAGATttgaagagacaaaacaaaaaggcaagaGTAGATAGCAATGTCAAAAATACTGTATTCCATTTACTTTGATATAATAAAAGTAAGCTACAATACAGATATAATAGATCAAATTTAgtagtctattttatccaattaGCAGAATTGTGAAattataaaaggaagaaaacagcaaTTCTGTATCTTGAGGAAGGAGGCAGTGGGAAATTGACCTTGAACTACATACAAAAGAAAGTATTTGATACCCACCTTTTatcaataataatagctaccattcaCTGAGCACTCACTAAATGTTAGGCACTATCGTATTTAATGAGCTAAGTGATGGTTTTTTCATCTTACggaagaggaaactaaaacacagagaAATGGATAACTTGCCAGTGTCATAGTTTTAAGTAGTGGCACTGGTACAAAAACCATGTCAATCAGATACCAAAGCCCCTTCCTTCTGTTACACTTCACTATATGTGCTGCACTGCTTTCATAGTTAAGGTTATGAAAAAGTATGCTTTTTGAAGGAAGGAGATGTGAGCTCTCTGGGAATAGCTAAGTAGCTTTCGGAGCTAAAGGTAGTCTTGCATGAAGGGTAGGACAAGAACTGCCAGAAAACCCATTTTAGTCCTGTGATTCCATGAAAACAATTTTAGGAGTTTTGAATGGCTAGCCTAAAAGTTGTCATATTTAGTAAGTTACTGAAGTATTTGaggtgatttttaaaagattggaCATTGAAAGGCATCAGGTTTATATTTAGCAAATTCAAGTTTACTTAGAATTTATAAATTTCTTCTGAGTAGAATTATGTAGGAATTAggtgaa encodes the following:
- the EVI2B gene encoding protein EVI2B — encoded protein: MDSKYFILIFFCGHLNDTFFSETEATTTEKQPQTTLLRSKSYTSAISQNTTGNRLGQPTQFNNTSSGQPIPPAEVTAGHAFAYNITSQPTATANTSSQQTAIPGFTSARKLPPSAQTSTRQPLPPSVYISTQQPSLSSHTSSGKSIPPPTVKISARITPGFIPETTSNKKTNSNSIAAILIGVILTSMLVAIIMIVLWKCLRKPVLNDQNWAGRSPFADGETPDICMDNIRENEVPVKRTSIVSLMAWKPSKSTLLADDLEIKLFESRENIEEPNNPKTEKIKDQVNGTSEESADGSTIGTAVSSSDDADLPPPPPLLDLEEQESKQSDKPTMTILSPLQSDSTDLPPSMDYLNQACEDHNSETKQSFLPPPDLVNLTPPPLDFMKNQEDSNNEIQCLEFSIPDSAQDLNESLPPPPAELL